A single region of the Chelmon rostratus isolate fCheRos1 chromosome 5, fCheRos1.pri, whole genome shotgun sequence genome encodes:
- the serpind1 gene encoding heparin cofactor 2, with product MWVITVFSVACLMVSPSLAGIKDLSSHFSDPKPDPRGFEDGAVDIESIPLEFHKENTVTNDLIFDGFEDEDYIDFDKILAAGSDDYIEGDEIDEIATPAPDIDIFAEPSDPKIRRARLLRLFHGRSRLQRLNIVNAHFGFNLYRSLRNDVNQSDNILLAPAGISIAMGMMSLGAGPETHDQIYKALGFAEFVNASHHYDNTTVHKLFRKLTHRLFRRNFGYTLRSVNDVYVKKDVSVKDAFRAETKAYYFAEPQSVDFRDPAFLDKANRRILKLTKGLIREPLKSVDPNMVLMLLNYLYFKGTWEQKFPKEMTHYRNFRVNEKTNVRVPMMTNKGNYLAAADHELECDILQLPYSGNISMLIALPRKITGMRTLEQDISPTVVNKWLKNMTNRTREVVLPRFKLEQNYDLIANLKEMGLTDLFQETGDFSGMTSEKVAMNWLKHQGTITVNEEGTEAAALTQVGFMPLSSQIRFTVDHPFLFLIYEHRTDCLVFMGRVVNPSQT from the exons GACCCCAGGGGCTTTGAAGATGGGGCAGTGGATATAGAGTCCATCCCCTTGGAGTTCCACAAAGAAAACACGGTCACGAATGACCTTATTTTTGATGGCTTTGAGGATGAAGATTATATTGATTTTGATAAGATCCTGGCTGCGGGCAGTGACGACTACAT TGAAGGGGATGAGATCGATGAGATTGCTACACCAGCCCCAGACATTGACATCTTTGCCGAACCCTCCGACCCAAAGATTCGCCGTGCCAGACTCCTGCGGCTGTTCCACGGTCGGTCTCGCCTCCAACGCCTCAACATTGTGAACGCTCATTTCGGTTTTAATCTCTATCGAAGTCTTCGTAACGATGTCAACCAGAGTGACAACATCCTGCTAGCACCTGCTGGCATCTCCATCGCTATGGGTATGATGTCTTTAGGGGCGGGACCTGAAACCCATGATCAGATCTACAAAGCTCTGGGATTCGCCGAGTTTGTCAACGCCAGTCATCACTATGACAACACAACAGTGCACAAGTTGTTCAGGAAGCTGACACACCGGCTCTTCAGGAGGAACTTTGGTTACACGCTACGCTCTGTGAACGATGTCTACGTAAAGAAGGATGTCTCGGTGAAAGATGCTTTCCGCGCAGAAACGAAGGCTTATTATTTTGCAGAGCCGCAGTCAGTGGATTTCAGGGACCCTGCCTTCCTGGACAAGGCCAACCGTCGTATCCTAAAACTGACCAAAGGGCTGATCAGGGAACCACTCAAGAGCGTCGACCCAAATATGGTGCTGATGCTACTCAACTACCTGTACTTCAAAG GAACATGGGAACAGAAATTCCCCAAAGAAATGACTCACTATCGCAACTTCCGAGTTAACGAAAAAACAAATGTACGCGTGCCAATGATGACCAACAAGGGGAACTATCTGGCTGCTGCCGATCATGAACTGGAGTGTGACATTCTACAG CTCCCATACTCaggaaacatcagcatgctcatTGCCTTGCCGAGGAAGATCACTGGCATGAGGACCTTGGAGCAGGACATCTCTCCCACTGTTGTCAACAAGTGGCTCAAAAACATGACTAACAG GACGCGAGAGGTGGTGCTACCTCGGTTTAAACTGGAGCAGAACTATGACTTGATTGCAAATTTAAAGGAGATGGGCCTCACTGACTTGTTCCAGGAGACTGGAGATTTCTCTGGAATGACCTCTGAGAAAGTTGCCATGAACTGG CTGAAGCACCAGGGAACCATCACTGTGAATGAAGAGGGAACAGAGGCTGCTGCTTTGACCCAAGTCGGCTTCATGCCCCTCTCCTCTCAGATCCGCTTCACTGTGGATcatcccttcctcttcctcatctacGAGCACCGCACAGACTGCCTTGTGTTCATGGGCCGGGTGGTCAACCCTTCACAGACCTAA
- the snap29 gene encoding synaptosomal-associated protein 29: MAYPKSHNPFADDDDEEDFKPKSRGFNDDSTDSGMSDAERRQRYLQQEVMRTAQSAVDSSYRSLGLIYESEKMGVETAEELIRQGEVLKRTDKMLDNMDQDLKTSQRHINGIKSVWGGLVNYFKGKPETKPPPEEAKAYQASEGIQNALSSSRQHEDKYQASHPNLRKLDTGGFGAAASLDGSSSRQSGCPQNRHLREAHQTLDKNLDEMCDGLSRLKNLGLGLQSEIDNQDDSIDALLNKVDKMDSKIQNTNQQIKKLK, translated from the exons ATGGCCTACCCTAAATCCCACAACCCGTTTGCagatgatgacgatgaggaAGATTTTAAGCCTAAAAGTAGGGGGTTTAATGACGACTCCACAGACAGCGGGATGAGTGATGCAGAGCGAAGGCAGAGGTACCTccagcaggaagtgatgcgaACTGCTCAGTCTGCTGTGGACAGCAGCTACCGTTCCCTCGGCCTCATCTATGAATCAGAGAAGATGGGTGTGGAAACTGCAGAG gAGCTGATACGACAGGGTGAGGTTCTGAAGAGGACGGACAAGATGTTGGACAACATGGATCAGGACCTGAAGACTAGTCAGAGGCACATTAACGGTATCAAGAGTGTGTGGGGCGGCCTTGTCAATTACTTCAAGGGGAAACCAGAGACAAAGCCACCACCTGAGGAGGCAAAAGCCTACCAGGCCAGCGAAGG AATACAGAACGCTTTGTCTAGCAGCAGACAGCATGAAGACAAGTACCAAGCCAGCCACCCCAACCTAAGAAAGTTGGATACAGGAG GATTTGGAGCTGCGGCATCACTGGATGGCAGTTCATCTAGACAGAGTGGATGCCCTCAGAACAGACACCTCAGGGAGGCTCACCAGACCCTTGACAAAAATTTAG ATGAGATGTGCGATGGCTTGAGCAGACTGAAGAACCTTGGTCTTGGTCTCCAGTCTGAGATTGACAACCAGGACGACTCCATTGATGCTCTTCTGAATAAAGTGGACAAGATGGATAGCAAGATCCAGAACACAAACCAACAGATCAAAAAactcaaatga